From Oreochromis niloticus isolate F11D_XX linkage group LG14, O_niloticus_UMD_NMBU, whole genome shotgun sequence, one genomic window encodes:
- the cul3b gene encoding cullin-3b, with the protein MSNLSKGGTKKDTKMRIRAFPMTMDEKYVNNIWDLLKNAIQEIQRKNNSGLSFEELYRNAYTMVLHKHGEKLYTGLREVVTEHLINKVREDVLNSLNNNFLQTLNQAWNDHQTAMVMIRDILMYMDRVYVQQNSVENVYNLGLIIFRDQVVRYGCIRDHLRQTLLDMIARERKGEVVDRGAIRNACQMLMILGLEGRSVYEEDFEAPFLEMSAEFFQMESQKFLAENSASVYIKKVEARINEEIERVMHCLDKSTEEPIVKVVERELISKHMKTIVEMENSGLVHMLKNGKTDDLACMYKLFSRVPNGLKTMCECMSSYLREQGKALVSEEGEGKNPVDYIQGLLDLKSRFDRFLQESFNNDRLFKQTIAGDFEYFLNLNSRSPEYLSLFIDDKLKKGVKGLTEQEVESILDKAMVLFRFMQEKDVFERYYKQHLARRLLTNKSVSDDSEKNMISKLKTECGCQFTSKLEGMFRDMSISNTTMDEFRQHLQTTGVSLGGVDLTVRVLTTGYWPTQSATPKCNIPPSPRHAFEVFRRFYLGKHSGRQLTLQHHMGSADLNATFYGPIKKEDGSEVGVGGAQVTGSNTRKHILQVSTFQMTILMLFNNREKSTFEEIQQETDIPERELVRALQSLACGKPTQRVLTKEPKSKEIENGHVFTVNDQFTSKLHRVKIQTVAAKQGESDPERKETRQKVDDDRKHEIEAAIVRIMKSRKKMQHNVLVAEVTQQLRARFLPSPVVIKKRIEGLIEREYLARTPEDRKVYTYVA; encoded by the exons ATGACGATGGACGAGAAGTATGTCAACAACATATGGGACCTTTTGAAGAATGCCATCCAGGAAATTCAGAGGAAGAACAACAGTGGCCTGAGTTTTGAGGAACTTTATAGGAACGCCTACACGATGGTGCTTCATAAACATGGAGAGAAGCTGTACACCGGCCTGCGTGAAGTTGTTACCGAACACCTTATCAACAAA GTACGGGAAGATGTTCTCAATTCGTTAAACAATAACTTCCTCCAAACCCTAAATCAGGCCTGGAATGACCACCAGACAGCTATGGTGATGATTAGAGATATCCTGATGTATATG GATCGGGTGTACGTACAGCAGAATAGCGTGGAGAACGTCTACAACCTGGGCCTTATCATATTTAGGGATCAAGTGGTTCGCTATGGTTGCATCAGAGACCACCTCCGACAAACCCTGCTAGACATGATTGCCCGGGAGAGGAAGGGAGAGGTGGTGGACAG GGGAGCCATTAGAAATGCCTGCCAAATGTTAATGATTCTCGGCCTTGAAGGGAGATCTGTGTATGAAGAAGACTTTGAAGCACCGTTTTTAGAAATGTCTGCAGAATTTTTCCAG ATGGAAAGCCAAAAGTTCCTCGCAGAAAACAGTGCCAGTGTGTACATAAAGAAAGTTGAAGCCAGGATTAATGAGGAGATCGAGCGGGTAATGCACTGCCTGGATAAATCCACAGAGGAGCCCATCGTCAAGGTGGTGGAACGTGAGCTCATCTCCAAACACATGAAGACCATCGTAGAAATGGAAAACTCAGGCCTGGTCCACATGCTTAAGAATGGCAAAACAGATG ATTTGGCATGCATGTACAAGCTGTTCAGCAGGGTTCCCAATGGGCTGAAGACCATGTGTGAGTGTATGAGTTCATACCTGCGGGAGCAGGGCAAGGCCCTGGTGTCAGAGGAAGGAGAAGGGAAAAACCCTGTGGACTATATTCAG GGTTTGCTGGACCTGAAGTCCCGTTTTGACCGCTTCCTCCAGGAGTCTTTCAACAACGACCGCCTCTTTAAACAAACTATTGCTGGAGATTTTGAGTACTTCCTTAACCTGAACTCCCGCTCGCCTGAATACCTCTCACTCTTCATCGATGACAAACTGAAGAAAGGCGTTAAAGGG CTGACAGAGCAAGAAGTGGAGTCTATACTGGACAAGGCCATGGTGCTCTTCCGCTTCATGCAGGAGAAGGACGTGTTTGAGAGGTACTACAAGCAGCACCTGGCTCGCAGGCTGCTCACTAACAAGAGCGTCTCCGACGACTCGGAAAAGAACATGATCTCAAAACTTAAG ACCGAGTGCGGCTGTCAGTTCACCTCTAAACTGGAGGGCATGTTCCGAGATATGAGCATCTCCAACACCACCATGGATGAGTTTAGACAACATTTACAGACGACTGGG GTGTCACTTGGAGGGGTCGATCTCACTGTTAGAGTCCTGACCACGGGATACTGGCCAACGCAATCAGCAACACCCAAGTGCAATATTCCACCTTCACCTCGACATGCATTTGAAGTCTTCAGAAG GTTTTACCTTGGGAAGCACAGTGGGAGACAGCTCACCCTGCAGCACCATATGGGCTCTGCAGATCTAAATGCCACCTTCTACGGGCCAATTAAAAAG GAGGATGGGTCAGAGGTCGGAGTAGGTGGTGCCCAGGTGACAGGCTCCAATACTAGAAAGCACATACTCCAAGTGTCCACCTTCCAGATGACCATTCTGATGCTTTTCAACAACAGAGAGAAGTCCACCTTTGAG GAAATCCAGCAGGAGACGGACATCCCAGAGAGGGAGCTGGTGCGAGCACTGCAGTCTCTGGCCTGTGGGAAGCCAACACAGAGAGTTCTCACCAAGGAGCCAAAGTCCAAGGAGATCGAAAATGGCCATGTGTTTACAGTTAACGACCAGTTTACCTCCAAACTGCACCGTGTCAAAATCCAGACAg TTGCTGCTAAACAGGGGGAGTCAGATCCAGAGAGGAAGGAGACGCGTCAGAAAGTGGACGACGACAGGAAGCATGAGATCGAAGCTGCCATCGTTCGCATCATGAAGTCTAGAAAGAAGATGCAGCACAATGTCCTGGTAGCAGAG GTCACACAGCAGTTGCGGGCACGATTCCTTCCTAGTCCTGTAGTCATCAAGAAACGCATTGAAGGACTCATTGAGAGGGAATATTTGGCAAGAACACCAGAGGACCGCAAAGTGTACACTTATGTagcataa
- the fam124b gene encoding protein FAM124B isoform X1 produces the protein MLRRAAVLKRADDENVDSGAETAESDCSRMSSSGIDLVSRRVRQQRQQQLLLMHLHLLANPGDSLLLQHTLDRLLRWLCPSLRIFHVSERASPFRTYPRLCPVAGYPSLAITFFLHEAYGEERILKVLDFFQRPPWHYHHTESCGSRTGGIHITSSSSPSNALLRPYLLPSRDFYSLGAGMPVWGVRPVHCGGEILRVTLYSAYDNYEDAVRLYETVLQRQAEEQKAGFCWFTLHMEPGLCLQLALKQLSPGVRVEPCSSAVLQFSVEEIGQLVPLLPNPCTPISATRWQTEDLDGNKVLFQVQTPAQPQRPLTCAFPLTGSSMPPRGMQLSSSGHSLSPCSLTSPLSGQTHRHAQRPRSDPILEKLHGGSGGAESLGSGSCCSTPPGSSCYSSQRSSPAPVSTSNHPDSPLRPSITHSLSHLLLEEDEEEPETNVDTGAAVSPRPDSAVKAMTRSSSLDLLVTLQSERPTTVGASAVEELAKEPSDCLQGTHTHLQRSSGTWGSGGGTDASRTRQSPSNRPLVENRTIAEPAGRNCEEPLDEFFI, from the exons ATGTTGCGCCGAGCGGCGGTGTTGAAGAGAGCCGACGATGAAAACGTGGACTCCGGAGCTGAAACTGCCGA atcAGACTGCAGCAGGATGTCGTCGTCTGGCA TCGACCTCGTGAGCAGGCGGGTCAgacagcagcggcagcagcagctcctGCTAATGCACTTGCATCTGCTGGCTAACCCCGGAGACTCCCTGCTGTTGCAGCACACCCTGGACCGCCTGCTGCGCTGGCTCTGCCCGAGCCTACGCATCTTCCACGTGTCGGAGAGGGCCTCGCCATTCAGAACTTACCCCCGCCTCTGTCCCGTGGCTG GCTACCCGTCTCTGGCCATCACTTTCTTCCTGCACGAGGCCTATGGAGAGGAACGAATCCTCAAAGTGCTGGACTTCTTCCAGCGGCCTCCCTGGCACTATCATCACACGGAGAGTTGTGGCAGCCGAACCGGAGGGATCCACATTACTTCCAGCAGCTCGCCCTCCAACGCCCTGCTGCGGCCCTACCTCCTGCCCAGTAGAGACTTTTATAGCCTGGGTGCGGGGATGCCGGTGTGGGGAGTTCGACCAGTGCACTGTGGGGGTGAGATACTACGTGTGACGCTGTACAGTGCGTATGACAATTATGAGGATGCTGTGCGGCTCTATGAGACGGTGCTGCAGCGACAGGCAGAGGAGCAGAAGGCAGGATTCTGCTGGTTCACCCTGCACATGG AGCCTGGGCTCTGCCTACAGCTGGCTTTAAAGCAGCTGTCACCAGGAGTTCGGGTGGAGCCATGCAGCTCTGCTGTGCTACAGTTTAGTGTGGAAGAAATTGGCCAGCTGGTTCCCTTGCTGCCAAACCCGTGTACCCCCATCAGCGCTACACGCTGGCAGACTGAAGACCTCGACGGCAACAAGGTTCTCTTTCAG GTGCAAACCCCGGCACAACCTCAGCGACCTCTGACCTGTGCTTTCCCCCTGACTGGCTCGAGCATGCCTCCTCGAGGAATGCAACTCAGCAGCTCGGGACACAGCCTCTCACCCTGCAGCCTTACATCTCCTCTATCCGGGCAAACGCACAGGCACG CCCAGAGACCGCGCAGCGACcccatcttggagaagcttcaTGGAGGAAGTGGTGGAGCGGAGAGCCTGGGATCGGGAAGCTGCTGTAGCACTCCTCCTGGCAGCTCCTGTTACTCGTCCCAGCGGAGCAGCCCCGCTccagtctcaacctccaaccACCCCGACTCTCCGCTGCGTCCCTCCATCACCCACTCTCTCTCCCATCTCCTTCTggaagaggacgaggaggagcCGGAGACCAACGTTGACACGGGAGCGGCCGTCTCTCCTCGCCCAGACTCAGCAGTCAAAGCGATGACTCGCTCCTCCTCTCTGGACCTTTTGGTGACCCTCCAGTCAGAGAGACCCACAACAGTTGGAGCTTCAGCTGTCGAGGAGCTGGCCAAGGAGCCGAGTGATTGTTTGCAAGGGACGCACACACACCTTCAGAGGTCGTCTGGGACTTGGGGCTCTGGTGGTGGAACAGATGCAAGCAGGACCAGGCAAAGCCCCTCCAACAGGCCCCTGGTAGAAAACAGGACTATCGCTGAGCCGGCAGGGAGGAACTGTGAGGAACCGCTGGATGAGTTCTTCATCTAA
- the fam124b gene encoding protein FAM124B isoform X2, whose translation MKTWTPELKLPSESDCSRMSSSGIDLVSRRVRQQRQQQLLLMHLHLLANPGDSLLLQHTLDRLLRWLCPSLRIFHVSERASPFRTYPRLCPVAGYPSLAITFFLHEAYGEERILKVLDFFQRPPWHYHHTESCGSRTGGIHITSSSSPSNALLRPYLLPSRDFYSLGAGMPVWGVRPVHCGGEILRVTLYSAYDNYEDAVRLYETVLQRQAEEQKAGFCWFTLHMEPGLCLQLALKQLSPGVRVEPCSSAVLQFSVEEIGQLVPLLPNPCTPISATRWQTEDLDGNKVLFQVQTPAQPQRPLTCAFPLTGSSMPPRGMQLSSSGHSLSPCSLTSPLSGQTHRHAQRPRSDPILEKLHGGSGGAESLGSGSCCSTPPGSSCYSSQRSSPAPVSTSNHPDSPLRPSITHSLSHLLLEEDEEEPETNVDTGAAVSPRPDSAVKAMTRSSSLDLLVTLQSERPTTVGASAVEELAKEPSDCLQGTHTHLQRSSGTWGSGGGTDASRTRQSPSNRPLVENRTIAEPAGRNCEEPLDEFFI comes from the exons ATGAAAACGTGGACTCCGGAGCTGAAACTGCCGAGTGA atcAGACTGCAGCAGGATGTCGTCGTCTGGCA TCGACCTCGTGAGCAGGCGGGTCAgacagcagcggcagcagcagctcctGCTAATGCACTTGCATCTGCTGGCTAACCCCGGAGACTCCCTGCTGTTGCAGCACACCCTGGACCGCCTGCTGCGCTGGCTCTGCCCGAGCCTACGCATCTTCCACGTGTCGGAGAGGGCCTCGCCATTCAGAACTTACCCCCGCCTCTGTCCCGTGGCTG GCTACCCGTCTCTGGCCATCACTTTCTTCCTGCACGAGGCCTATGGAGAGGAACGAATCCTCAAAGTGCTGGACTTCTTCCAGCGGCCTCCCTGGCACTATCATCACACGGAGAGTTGTGGCAGCCGAACCGGAGGGATCCACATTACTTCCAGCAGCTCGCCCTCCAACGCCCTGCTGCGGCCCTACCTCCTGCCCAGTAGAGACTTTTATAGCCTGGGTGCGGGGATGCCGGTGTGGGGAGTTCGACCAGTGCACTGTGGGGGTGAGATACTACGTGTGACGCTGTACAGTGCGTATGACAATTATGAGGATGCTGTGCGGCTCTATGAGACGGTGCTGCAGCGACAGGCAGAGGAGCAGAAGGCAGGATTCTGCTGGTTCACCCTGCACATGG AGCCTGGGCTCTGCCTACAGCTGGCTTTAAAGCAGCTGTCACCAGGAGTTCGGGTGGAGCCATGCAGCTCTGCTGTGCTACAGTTTAGTGTGGAAGAAATTGGCCAGCTGGTTCCCTTGCTGCCAAACCCGTGTACCCCCATCAGCGCTACACGCTGGCAGACTGAAGACCTCGACGGCAACAAGGTTCTCTTTCAG GTGCAAACCCCGGCACAACCTCAGCGACCTCTGACCTGTGCTTTCCCCCTGACTGGCTCGAGCATGCCTCCTCGAGGAATGCAACTCAGCAGCTCGGGACACAGCCTCTCACCCTGCAGCCTTACATCTCCTCTATCCGGGCAAACGCACAGGCACG CCCAGAGACCGCGCAGCGACcccatcttggagaagcttcaTGGAGGAAGTGGTGGAGCGGAGAGCCTGGGATCGGGAAGCTGCTGTAGCACTCCTCCTGGCAGCTCCTGTTACTCGTCCCAGCGGAGCAGCCCCGCTccagtctcaacctccaaccACCCCGACTCTCCGCTGCGTCCCTCCATCACCCACTCTCTCTCCCATCTCCTTCTggaagaggacgaggaggagcCGGAGACCAACGTTGACACGGGAGCGGCCGTCTCTCCTCGCCCAGACTCAGCAGTCAAAGCGATGACTCGCTCCTCCTCTCTGGACCTTTTGGTGACCCTCCAGTCAGAGAGACCCACAACAGTTGGAGCTTCAGCTGTCGAGGAGCTGGCCAAGGAGCCGAGTGATTGTTTGCAAGGGACGCACACACACCTTCAGAGGTCGTCTGGGACTTGGGGCTCTGGTGGTGGAACAGATGCAAGCAGGACCAGGCAAAGCCCCTCCAACAGGCCCCTGGTAGAAAACAGGACTATCGCTGAGCCGGCAGGGAGGAACTGTGAGGAACCGCTGGATGAGTTCTTCATCTAA